From Sulfuracidifex tepidarius, one genomic window encodes:
- a CDS encoding ATP-binding protein produces MFEDRNVVFVVLLTLEALILSEVTSYYKGVEGIAIYLFFFYFVLFADAFSSVIVFYSPLTSLIYLLGVSTLFSVFGIDVLSPFNITTYVFGLSSASFILFLIRRSFSDMLISSISKAGKPRISKKSLFLVPFLVIGVTISFTGTRDILLLSGFVADFMILTLSQDTRQYPLLLMSWLSFPLILFSVRETSSDGIVLGKVNKILVRSSSGIRFRGNTYSWVKAGNLEFRVDVKEKKNFNLVIAGASGSGKSFLVKHVIRQLGVSFTVFDLHGEYPSDGVKKIDMSKTAVNPLSLNNTSPRKRSLEVAYMIRSIFNLGNLQTIDMFNLISETYMENGIDEEDPRTWSQKPPTFRDVLIYLERKKRLSMSSQDINRLSSLEPYLVFLSTEIFSRDAIDIEEVFDNNVILDFSLVSANEIKYIMIETLLRNLRDYMLRKGQSPLWKMFVLDEAPFVLSKETGKETVERIFAEGRKFGIGMIVVSQSIEYVKKLMNNSASFFIFQLSEPNEVDYIVRFLAGDSDAYSLIHDTALSLQKGEFITRSDRGDIFLVRSIVQ; encoded by the coding sequence ATGTTCGAGGATAGGAACGTAGTATTCGTTGTATTGCTGACCTTGGAGGCATTAATCCTCAGCGAGGTAACTTCCTACTACAAGGGAGTTGAAGGCATAGCGATTTACCTCTTCTTCTTTTATTTCGTGCTTTTCGCAGACGCGTTCTCGTCGGTAATCGTTTTCTACTCTCCTTTAACTTCCTTGATATATCTCTTGGGAGTTTCGACCTTGTTCTCAGTCTTCGGCATAGACGTGTTGAGTCCCTTTAACATTACAACATACGTCTTCGGTCTATCATCTGCGTCGTTCATACTCTTCTTAATAAGAAGGTCGTTCTCAGACATGTTGATATCTTCCATAAGTAAGGCTGGAAAGCCCAGGATTTCAAAGAAATCTCTTTTCTTAGTACCTTTTCTAGTTATAGGAGTCACGATATCCTTTACGGGCACGAGGGACATACTACTCTTATCTGGATTCGTTGCGGACTTCATGATTTTAACACTAAGTCAGGACACTAGGCAATACCCCTTACTCTTGATGAGCTGGCTTTCGTTCCCCCTCATTCTCTTTTCCGTGAGGGAGACATCAAGCGACGGGATCGTGTTAGGTAAAGTGAACAAGATATTAGTACGTTCTTCCTCAGGTATCAGGTTTAGAGGTAATACTTACAGCTGGGTCAAAGCAGGGAACCTAGAGTTCAGGGTCGACGTGAAGGAGAAGAAGAACTTCAACCTCGTGATAGCCGGAGCCAGCGGTTCGGGTAAGTCGTTCCTCGTCAAACACGTGATAAGACAACTGGGAGTTTCCTTCACCGTGTTTGACCTTCACGGGGAATACCCTTCAGATGGTGTTAAAAAGATCGACATGTCGAAGACAGCAGTGAATCCGTTGTCCCTCAATAACACGTCCCCCAGAAAGAGGTCCCTTGAAGTCGCTTACATGATAAGGTCTATCTTTAACTTGGGAAACCTGCAGACAATAGACATGTTCAACCTGATTTCCGAGACCTACATGGAGAACGGAATAGATGAGGAGGATCCCCGAACTTGGTCTCAGAAACCCCCAACGTTCAGGGACGTGTTGATCTACTTGGAAAGGAAGAAGAGGCTTTCCATGTCTTCTCAAGACATAAATAGGCTCTCCTCCCTGGAGCCTTACCTAGTCTTCCTCTCGACTGAGATATTCTCCCGCGATGCGATCGACATTGAGGAGGTCTTCGATAACAACGTGATTTTGGACTTCTCGCTAGTTTCAGCTAATGAAATAAAATACATCATGATAGAGACATTACTCAGAAACCTCAGAGATTACATGTTAAGGAAAGGACAGTCCCCTCTCTGGAAGATGTTCGTACTGGACGAAGCACCCTTCGTCCTCTCCAAGGAGACGGGTAAGGAGACCGTGGAGAGGATCTTCGCTGAAGGAAGGAAGTTCGGCATAGGAATGATAGTGGTCTCACAGTCCATAGAGTACGTGAAGAAACTCATGAACAACTCAGCTTCGTTCTTCATTTTCCAGCTCTCTGAGCCTAACGAGGTGGACTATATAGTAAGGTTTTTAGCCGGTGACTCGGATGCATATTCATTGATACATGACACAGCTTTATCGTTGCAGAAAGGAGAGTTTATAACGAGAAGCGACAGAGGAGATATTTTTTTAGTCAGGAGTATAGTTCAGTAA
- a CDS encoding RNA polymerase subunit Rpo13, with protein MSEGEVDERRDVHEDSEPEEREHEDDDLPFLSIQDIEILMRNTDIWDKLLQGKIDIEEAKREFEVNGRVFDGIEDRKKAKKQASRKAKSKKKEKKKSEDEEEKVEEVEEVEEKEESEDEVGEE; from the coding sequence ATGTCAGAGGGAGAAGTTGACGAGAGGAGGGACGTTCACGAGGACTCTGAACCGGAAGAGCGAGAGCATGAAGACGATGACCTTCCTTTTCTCTCGATTCAAGATATCGAGATATTAATGAGAAACACTGACATCTGGGATAAACTCCTTCAAGGGAAAATAGACATAGAAGAAGCGAAGAGGGAGTTTGAAGTCAACGGAAGAGTTTTCGATGGAATAGAAGATAGAAAGAAGGCTAAAAAGCAGGCTTCCAGGAAAGCTAAATCAAAGAAGAAGGAAAAGAAGAAGAGCGAGGATGAGGAAGAGAAAGTGGAGGAGGTAGAGGAAGTGGAAGAAAAGGAGGAGAGCGAGGATGAGGTCGGAGAGGAATGA
- a CDS encoding amidohydrolase family protein — protein sequence MEGNRERKVINVSSGIMGDSLDWKENFNLEVEDGIITHVGNGLVGNAYEIKGLLMPSLVNFHVHSGDYMVMEEGYQLTVKEAVGDPLSFKYKAFSREGYDVSASIRLFLRESLRLGVKTVVDFREQGIQGSKLAKTLKGQWVNYFILGRLEEEEFSREALRELMKYADGYGLPSPSAKYDFRVIKDSVKLRASHFAETLSQWLKYDLESFIEDFSPSFLVHGVWLDEEEMRVLADRDVPLVMCPRSNMWFSVGIPKVDLAMDSQVKVFFGTDNGAWISPNLWKDMELALLISRTRKPGSDYSKQILKGSTTLPSSFLGIKNRVEEGTPLNMLNVVDDENSGIKISKNKYMAIIKRGGDYILKSPELSKQ from the coding sequence ATGGAAGGTAATAGAGAACGTAAGGTCATAAATGTAAGCTCGGGGATAATGGGAGATTCACTAGATTGGAAAGAGAACTTCAACTTGGAGGTAGAGGACGGAATAATAACACATGTGGGTAACGGTCTCGTTGGAAACGCTTACGAAATTAAAGGTCTCTTGATGCCCTCTTTGGTGAACTTTCACGTACATAGCGGAGACTACATGGTCATGGAAGAAGGGTATCAGCTCACCGTAAAGGAAGCTGTGGGTGATCCGTTAAGCTTCAAGTACAAGGCCTTCTCACGTGAAGGATACGATGTCTCAGCATCAATTAGATTGTTTCTCAGGGAATCTTTAAGGCTAGGTGTGAAGACGGTTGTAGACTTCAGAGAACAGGGAATTCAAGGAAGTAAGCTAGCTAAAACGTTGAAAGGCCAGTGGGTGAACTACTTCATCCTAGGTAGACTAGAGGAGGAAGAGTTCTCAAGGGAAGCGTTAAGAGAACTTATGAAATACGCTGATGGCTATGGTCTTCCAAGTCCGTCGGCGAAATACGACTTCAGGGTCATCAAAGATTCAGTAAAGCTCAGGGCCTCACACTTCGCAGAGACACTATCTCAGTGGTTGAAGTACGACCTTGAAAGCTTCATTGAGGACTTCTCTCCTTCTTTCCTTGTTCACGGCGTTTGGCTGGATGAAGAAGAAATGAGGGTATTGGCCGATCGTGATGTTCCCTTAGTGATGTGTCCGAGGAGTAACATGTGGTTTTCAGTCGGGATACCTAAAGTTGACTTGGCTATGGACTCTCAAGTAAAGGTCTTCTTTGGGACAGACAACGGAGCGTGGATCAGCCCTAACCTCTGGAAGGACATGGAGTTAGCCCTGCTTATATCAAGGACCAGAAAGCCCGGGTCGGACTACTCCAAGCAAATACTCAAAGGTTCTACGACCTTACCTTCAAGTTTCCTGGGGATCAAGAACAGAGTGGAAGAAGGTACTCCACTCAACATGCTGAACGTGGTAGATGACGAGAACTCTGGAATAAAAATATCAAAAAATAAATATATGGCAATTATAAAAAGAGGTGGGGATTATATCCTCAAATCACCGGAGCTATCCAAACAGTGA
- a CDS encoding GTP cyclohydrolase IIa yields MKVFAVELHHYREWTETLGYDREWKIQLAQSKLSFFVNKFSLRIDAFPLMTRMDKFLIIADGIRNSHFKNLFSKLKEYSPVELRGCMGYGRNFLEAEQVASKCLNELRPGELEVLDHPDSKVVAIHADVDSFTELTERSSIYSSFRRSMEVMVELQRIAEGHGSLVQYLGGDNFMIFSSLDEFRGILEAPLNEVKFGVGICENPRCAVSKATEALTRIRETRDSKWKVIENVRS; encoded by the coding sequence GTGAAAGTCTTCGCTGTGGAGCTACATCATTACAGGGAGTGGACTGAGACCCTAGGTTATGACAGGGAATGGAAAATACAACTAGCCCAATCTAAACTATCTTTTTTCGTGAATAAGTTCTCCTTGAGAATTGACGCATTTCCGCTCATGACAAGGATGGACAAGTTCCTTATAATAGCAGATGGAATAAGAAATTCACATTTTAAAAATTTGTTTTCAAAATTAAAAGAATACTCTCCGGTCGAGTTGAGGGGATGTATGGGTTACGGGAGGAACTTCTTAGAGGCTGAGCAGGTGGCTTCTAAGTGTCTGAATGAGTTGAGACCCGGAGAGTTGGAAGTTCTAGACCATCCCGACTCCAAGGTAGTTGCGATTCACGCAGACGTGGACTCATTCACGGAGCTCACGGAGAGGAGCTCCATTTATTCATCCTTTAGAAGGAGCATGGAGGTAATGGTAGAGCTACAACGCATAGCTGAGGGCCACGGAAGCCTGGTTCAATACTTAGGCGGTGACAATTTCATGATCTTTTCCTCTCTAGACGAGTTCAGGGGAATTCTGGAAGCACCACTGAACGAGGTCAAGTTCGGGGTTGGAATCTGTGAGAATCCCAGATGTGCTGTATCAAAGGCTACGGAGGCCCTGACTAGAATAAGGGAAACAAGGGACTCCAAATGGAAGGTAATAGAGAACGTAAGGTCATAA
- the ribH gene encoding 6,7-dimethyl-8-ribityllumazine synthase, whose product MQESSINLGIVVADFNYDITYLMLQKAISHAKFLRANVKIVFKVPGSYDIPLAVKKILEKVDVDAVVTLGAVIRGETKHDEIIGSQTARLIADLSIQHGKPVTLGIIGPGATHEQAVERIEEYANRAVESAVKLALRYKKLESLGDIKETVYIE is encoded by the coding sequence ATGCAGGAGAGCTCGATTAACCTAGGAATAGTAGTAGCGGATTTCAACTACGATATAACATACTTGATGCTACAGAAGGCCATATCTCACGCCAAGTTTCTGAGAGCTAACGTAAAGATAGTCTTCAAGGTCCCGGGGAGTTACGACATCCCCCTGGCGGTTAAGAAAATCCTGGAGAAAGTCGATGTGGACGCTGTTGTAACTCTAGGTGCGGTGATAAGGGGAGAGACCAAGCATGACGAGATCATAGGCTCTCAGACAGCTAGGCTGATAGCAGATCTTTCAATTCAGCACGGAAAGCCAGTTACCCTAGGTATAATAGGTCCTGGTGCTACTCACGAACAAGCAGTAGAGAGGATAGAGGAATACGCAAATAGAGCAGTGGAGTCGGCTGTGAAGCTGGCTTTAAGGTACAAGAAGCTTGAGTCCTTAGGAGACATTAAGGAAACGGTGTACATAGAGTGA
- the ribC gene encoding riboflavin synthase has translation MGDIAERTIRKDDNDCEIVRYTVPGIKDLPVAAKKLIDSGCDGVITLGWVGRTQLDKYSYISSSIGLIMVQILTSKHVMDVTVHEEEAEHPDDLVRIAEDRATKHARNLVRLVRDGGKSLREYAGKGLRQGYENAGELD, from the coding sequence ATGGGAGATATCGCGGAGAGGACAATAAGGAAAGACGACAATGATTGCGAAATTGTGAGGTACACAGTGCCCGGAATAAAGGACCTGCCAGTAGCTGCTAAGAAGTTAATAGACTCAGGATGCGACGGAGTAATAACTTTGGGATGGGTAGGAAGGACTCAGCTCGACAAATATAGCTACATATCATCAAGCATAGGACTCATCATGGTTCAGATTTTGACATCGAAACACGTGATGGACGTGACTGTACACGAAGAGGAGGCAGAGCACCCGGACGACCTTGTGAGGATAGCCGAGGATAGGGCCACGAAGCACGCCAGAAACCTAGTCAGACTTGTGAGAGATGGAGGAAAATCATTAAGGGAATACGCGGGAAAAGGTTTGAGGCAGGGGTATGAAAATGCAGGAGAGCTCGATTAA
- a CDS encoding 3,4-dihydroxy-2-butanone-4-phosphate synthase, with protein MNRENLRNSLLSGLPVMVYDFDGREEEVDMVFYAGSVSWKSVYMLRKEAGGLICYVTGKEEGAKLGLGLITDELRSYQKYSRLVKRPVYGDEPAFAMWVNHMSTRTGISDEDRAKTILELHKTVELLRKDETSAKEKFFNEFMAPGHVPVLLSRGLEKRRGHTELTSSLMEYLGLERSVVIAEMLDERYSMKREKAENFAKSNGIPFITGKEILEVVRVA; from the coding sequence ATGAACAGAGAGAACTTAAGGAACAGCCTTCTGTCAGGTCTTCCAGTAATGGTGTACGACTTCGATGGAAGGGAGGAGGAGGTAGATATGGTTTTTTACGCAGGTTCGGTGTCATGGAAGAGCGTCTACATGCTCAGGAAGGAGGCTGGTGGTCTCATATGTTATGTGACTGGAAAGGAGGAAGGAGCGAAGCTCGGGCTAGGTCTAATCACGGACGAGCTGAGAAGCTATCAAAAGTATTCTAGGTTAGTTAAGAGGCCGGTTTACGGGGACGAGCCTGCTTTTGCGATGTGGGTAAATCACATGAGCACTAGGACAGGGATATCAGATGAGGACAGAGCTAAGACCATATTAGAGTTACATAAGACGGTGGAGTTATTACGAAAGGACGAAACGTCAGCTAAAGAGAAGTTCTTCAATGAGTTCATGGCTCCGGGTCACGTGCCTGTGTTGCTCTCCAGGGGTCTAGAGAAACGCAGGGGACATACGGAGTTGACGTCCTCTTTGATGGAATACCTAGGCCTTGAGAGGAGTGTTGTGATAGCTGAGATGTTAGATGAAAGGTACAGCATGAAGAGAGAGAAAGCCGAAAACTTCGCCAAGAGCAACGGTATACCTTTCATAACTGGGAAAGAGATCCTAGAGGTAGTTAGAGTTGCGTAA
- a CDS encoding DUF2208 family protein: protein MSLGYGSNPYSNWRFIALSQFSVIFISALISFFPQYYILGYVIYLAISLSLTSLLTFRSNPMLRERKYMGEIMRSKTIYEEKNAKEVMNKDEEYMKIYKQMLKRNGYSMLYLVGYLVVVLVIYDVVFDRYRTMFGSNHLDLFLAFFLSLDAVVLANIFISRKVMKGATSQIMAPQTYRITEKGVIASDATGVFLHSRHLPSSDINVNREKRYVEIKSNTIKLPYDIRLYTRDIDKLLDVLERVKRLELRRQQSSSQN, encoded by the coding sequence ATGTCACTAGGATATGGCAGCAACCCGTATAGTAATTGGAGGTTCATAGCACTTTCTCAGTTCTCAGTTATTTTCATTTCAGCCCTAATTAGCTTCTTTCCTCAATACTACATATTGGGCTACGTCATTTATCTAGCTATATCTCTATCCCTCACATCCCTCCTCACATTCAGGAGCAACCCGATGCTTAGGGAAAGGAAATATATGGGAGAGATAATGAGGTCCAAGACGATTTACGAGGAGAAGAACGCTAAGGAGGTCATGAATAAGGACGAGGAGTACATGAAGATATACAAACAGATGCTGAAGAGGAATGGATATTCCATGCTTTACCTTGTAGGTTACCTTGTAGTTGTTCTAGTAATCTACGATGTAGTATTCGACAGATATAGGACAATGTTTGGATCGAACCACCTTGATCTTTTCCTAGCTTTCTTCCTATCGTTGGACGCTGTGGTCTTAGCTAATATATTCATTTCTAGGAAGGTAATGAAAGGAGCTACCTCACAGATCATGGCACCGCAGACGTATAGAATAACGGAGAAAGGAGTTATAGCTAGCGATGCCACGGGAGTGTTCCTTCACTCCAGGCACCTACCTTCCTCGGATATTAACGTGAACAGAGAAAAGAGGTACGTTGAAATAAAGTCAAACACGATCAAATTACCTTACGACATCAGACTTTACACTAGAGACATAGACAAACTCCTGGACGTGCTGGAGAGAGTCAAGAGGCTAGAGCTCAGAAGACAACAGTCCTCGTCCCAGAATTAG
- a CDS encoding cobyrinate a,c-diamide synthase: MKRFIIASDRSGSGKTTVTAGIVRAISKRMRVRAFKAGPDFIDPGYLTKASREATVNLDLWMMGNQGVVNSLSRYSRGYDVSIIEGVMGLYDGINTDYSTATLSKVTKTPVILVINCSNVSSTVGAIIEGLKSYGNVDVRGVIFNKVGSETHYNYCKNSVPEGVKVLGRIPFSKDLEVNSRHLGLVTVEDNGEVEKIIERASSIVEENLDLELLLDLSESDSLPDSEDAFNVETRKTLAIAYDEAFSFYYKENLDLLKRKYNLVFFSPLENEEVQNADAIYLGGGYPELHMDYLERNSLTKKWIKESSLNDVPILAECGGMMYLSSSLVGERKYAMTGVFDMEIKVKDKLTIGYTRLKATKDIGRVTQGSILQGHEFHVSSPLSVEEKDFAFENEIGKGIFQKKDGVVVKNTLGTYSHFHFSNSGTRTVVF; encoded by the coding sequence ATGAAAAGGTTCATCATAGCCTCAGACCGTAGCGGTTCGGGAAAGACGACCGTGACAGCCGGTATAGTGAGGGCAATATCTAAGAGAATGAGGGTAAGGGCTTTCAAAGCTGGACCGGACTTCATAGATCCTGGCTACCTTACTAAGGCTTCTAGGGAGGCTACAGTGAACTTGGACCTCTGGATGATGGGAAACCAAGGCGTGGTAAATTCTTTATCAAGATACTCCAGGGGTTACGACGTTTCGATCATTGAGGGAGTCATGGGGCTATACGATGGCATAAACACGGATTACAGCACAGCTACCTTATCTAAGGTGACTAAGACTCCAGTGATTCTCGTAATAAACTGTAGTAACGTAAGCTCTACCGTGGGTGCAATAATTGAAGGTTTGAAGAGTTACGGTAATGTAGACGTGAGGGGAGTTATATTCAATAAGGTAGGATCTGAGACTCACTACAATTACTGTAAGAACTCAGTCCCCGAAGGCGTGAAAGTGCTCGGAAGAATCCCCTTCTCGAAGGATTTGGAGGTTAACAGCAGACACCTCGGCTTAGTTACCGTTGAGGACAACGGAGAGGTGGAAAAGATCATCGAGAGGGCTTCCAGTATTGTCGAAGAGAACTTGGATTTAGAATTACTTCTGGATTTGTCGGAGTCCGATTCCCTCCCAGATTCAGAGGATGCTTTTAACGTGGAAACGAGGAAAACTCTAGCGATTGCATACGACGAAGCTTTCTCTTTCTACTACAAGGAGAACTTGGACTTACTCAAGAGGAAGTATAACTTAGTCTTCTTCAGTCCCCTTGAAAACGAGGAGGTGCAAAACGCAGATGCAATCTACTTAGGTGGAGGATATCCGGAGCTTCATATGGACTATCTTGAACGTAATTCTCTCACCAAGAAGTGGATAAAGGAGTCTTCTTTGAACGATGTTCCTATCTTAGCTGAATGCGGGGGTATGATGTACCTTTCTTCCTCTTTAGTCGGAGAGAGGAAATATGCGATGACCGGAGTTTTCGACATGGAGATAAAGGTCAAGGACAAGCTTACCATAGGATATACTAGGCTAAAAGCTACCAAGGACATAGGCCGAGTGACCCAAGGATCCATCCTTCAAGGGCACGAATTCCACGTATCTTCACCCTTGTCAGTTGAAGAAAAGGATTTCGCTTTCGAGAACGAGATAGGAAAAGGGATATTTCAGAAAAAGGACGGCGTCGTGGTTAAGAACACTCTAGGTACTTACTCTCATTTCCACTTCTCTAATTCTGGGACGAGGACTGTTGTCTTCTGA
- the pcn gene encoding proliferating cell nuclear antigen (pcna): MFKVLYGKASNFKTILDVLSHMIDEGSFKFDQNGMSLVAIDKAHISLATIEILTNAFKDYEVDEEFNFGFNTLYLLKIFKGISSKDELEISSSSPDVVKIVIYGDNSREYNVRNLSVEQPSLPKVNMDFPAKAVIPSKGFKSAIDQVSTVSDTVVISANDDSLVIRTPEDNKDAKVEVVFDKSDEVQINVNSKVESAYSADYLSYILGLTKISGTTSIGFDEKKPIQINFESQEGGKVTYLLAPKVS, encoded by the coding sequence ATGTTCAAAGTTCTTTACGGTAAAGCCTCAAACTTCAAGACCATCTTGGACGTTTTAAGCCATATGATAGACGAAGGATCTTTCAAATTCGATCAGAACGGAATGAGCCTAGTCGCAATAGATAAAGCCCACATCTCCCTCGCCACGATAGAGATACTTACCAACGCATTCAAGGACTATGAAGTCGACGAGGAATTCAACTTCGGATTTAACACGCTATACCTTCTGAAGATTTTCAAGGGGATATCAAGTAAGGACGAGCTGGAGATCTCGTCATCATCTCCAGACGTGGTGAAAATAGTCATATACGGAGATAACTCGAGAGAGTACAACGTCAGGAACCTATCCGTAGAACAACCTAGCTTGCCCAAAGTAAACATGGACTTCCCAGCTAAGGCTGTTATCCCTTCTAAAGGTTTTAAATCGGCTATAGATCAAGTTTCCACTGTTTCCGACACGGTAGTAATATCCGCAAATGATGACTCTCTAGTGATCAGGACACCTGAGGACAACAAGGACGCAAAAGTTGAGGTAGTATTCGATAAGTCAGACGAGGTTCAGATTAACGTGAATTCAAAAGTCGAAAGCGCTTATTCAGCCGATTACTTAAGCTACATACTAGGGCTTACCAAGATTTCTGGAACAACGTCCATTGGGTTTGATGAGAAGAAGCCGATTCAGATAAACTTCGAGAGCCAAGAAGGGGGGAAAGTTACTTATTTGCTAGCCCCTAAAGTAAGCTGA
- a CDS encoding methionine synthase — MNSNKKTYPEVPILPTTVIGSYPRPKWLKESIRLSSAGKISKDDMEEAFNDSVIAVMRDHEVAGIDIPTDGEMRRDEMVEFFAEHLKGFKFYGYVRVWGDAYYRKPSVVSRVEYKKPMLESEVKFAQSVSYTKNLKVTITGPYTIADWSFNEYYKTKEDLVFDLAKIINQEIKNLVKMGIPFIQVDEPALPTHEEEIPWGVQAINEAVKGVDVKVGLHICYGDYSKVMPFADELKVDQLALEFKNRDFKDLELIKRFGYSKEIGLGVVDVHSKKVETPEEVAKGIKKAMQVLEPEKIFVNPDCGLKRLSRKIAYQKLVSVVEGTKMVREELKKKGLSTIQLKPVVNR, encoded by the coding sequence ATTAACAGCAACAAGAAAACTTATCCAGAGGTTCCTATTTTACCTACTACAGTTATAGGAAGTTACCCTAGACCCAAGTGGCTCAAGGAGTCAATAAGGCTGTCATCTGCAGGGAAAATCTCCAAGGATGACATGGAGGAAGCGTTCAACGACTCAGTGATAGCTGTAATGAGAGACCATGAGGTCGCTGGGATAGACATACCTACAGACGGAGAAATGAGGAGAGATGAAATGGTAGAGTTCTTCGCTGAACACTTGAAGGGATTCAAGTTCTACGGCTATGTGAGGGTCTGGGGAGACGCGTATTACAGGAAACCTTCTGTCGTGAGTAGGGTGGAGTACAAGAAGCCTATGCTAGAAAGCGAAGTCAAGTTCGCACAGTCGGTGTCATACACCAAAAACCTGAAAGTCACAATCACGGGTCCTTACACCATAGCCGATTGGTCATTCAACGAGTACTACAAGACTAAGGAAGACCTTGTCTTCGATTTAGCCAAGATAATAAACCAAGAGATAAAGAATCTGGTGAAAATGGGTATTCCGTTCATACAAGTAGACGAGCCTGCATTACCTACTCATGAGGAAGAAATACCATGGGGAGTCCAGGCTATAAACGAAGCTGTGAAAGGAGTTGACGTCAAAGTAGGGCTTCACATATGTTACGGAGATTACTCTAAGGTAATGCCATTCGCTGATGAACTGAAGGTAGACCAACTAGCTCTGGAGTTCAAGAACAGGGACTTTAAGGACTTGGAGTTGATAAAGAGGTTCGGATACTCAAAGGAGATCGGTCTGGGAGTGGTAGACGTTCATTCGAAGAAAGTAGAAACTCCAGAGGAAGTTGCAAAGGGAATAAAGAAGGCTATGCAGGTACTTGAACCTGAAAAGATATTCGTGAACCCTGACTGCGGACTTAAGAGGCTATCCAGGAAGATCGCATACCAGAAGTTGGTTTCAGTGGTGGAAGGGACAAAAATGGTGAGGGAAGAACTTAAAAAGAAGGGATTGTCTACTATCCAGTTGAAACCCGTTGTCAACAGGTGA
- a CDS encoding 30S ribosomal protein S15: protein MNKRRARGKSHSMRPVRAGSPKWVKFTREEVEVLVEELSKKGYPPSMIGLVLRDQYGVPLVKQVTRKSVSQILEERGLAPKIPEDLFNLIKKAVNVRRHLSEYPKDKKAKRGLEEVESKIRRLSRYYVEVEKLPRDWRYDPAKAELLIASAEAS from the coding sequence ATGAACAAAAGGAGAGCTAGGGGAAAATCTCATTCAATGAGACCCGTGAGAGCAGGGTCTCCGAAATGGGTCAAGTTCACCCGTGAGGAAGTAGAGGTATTAGTAGAGGAACTATCAAAGAAAGGTTATCCGCCATCAATGATAGGTCTAGTGCTCAGAGACCAATACGGAGTACCTCTGGTAAAGCAGGTAACTAGAAAGAGCGTATCTCAGATACTTGAAGAGAGAGGTTTAGCCCCAAAGATTCCTGAAGATCTTTTCAACTTGATAAAGAAGGCCGTTAACGTGAGGAGACATCTGAGCGAGTATCCTAAGGACAAGAAGGCTAAAAGAGGTCTTGAAGAGGTAGAGTCGAAGATAAGGAGATTAAGTAGGTACTACGTAGAGGTTGAGAAGCTTCCGAGGGATTGGCGCTACGATCCAGCCAAGGCTGAACTACTTATAGCTTCAGCCGAAGCATCCTAA
- a CDS encoding CbiX/SirB N-terminal domain-containing protein produces MIGILLVLHGSKVPQWKEMAIGYAKMLSRDFELVEYGFLEFDQPDLRTALENLVEKGAEEVVVVPLLFATGTHFLKDIPRLLGIEGNEADIHGKKVLIRIAPPLGLDSRIAEVLKERVEETIRIRT; encoded by the coding sequence TTGATAGGAATCCTGCTTGTATTACATGGGAGCAAAGTACCTCAGTGGAAGGAAATGGCTATAGGTTACGCTAAAATGTTAAGTAGAGACTTTGAGCTAGTAGAGTACGGTTTTCTTGAGTTCGATCAGCCAGATCTCAGGACTGCTCTGGAGAACTTGGTCGAGAAGGGAGCAGAAGAGGTAGTTGTAGTTCCTCTGCTTTTCGCTACGGGAACCCACTTCCTGAAGGACATCCCGAGACTTTTGGGGATTGAAGGAAATGAAGCCGATATTCACGGTAAGAAGGTGTTGATAAGAATTGCCCCTCCATTAGGCTTAGATTCCCGTATAGCTGAAGTTTTGAAAGAAAGAGTAGAGGAAACAATTAGGATACGAACATAG